CGGCAAATGCCTGTTCAACAAGAAGCGATTAGTGCAATGACGGGTGTCATCCTGCACCGTGGTCCAGATGACGATGGTTTTCACCTTGAAGACAACATCGCCCTGGGCTTTCGTCGTTTAAGCATCATTGACGTGGAAGGCGGACATCAACCGCTGTTTAACGAAACACGTGACATCTGGATTATTGGTAACGGTGAAATCTACAATTACAAAGAGTTACAGCAATGGTTAAAGGACATCGGTCACGTTTTCCATACCGATTCTGATATTGAAACCATCCTCCACCTTTATGAAGAAGTAGGAACAGATGCACCTAAGCATTTGCGCGGGATGTTTGGCTTTACGATCTACGACTCCCGTAAAAAACGTCTGTTTGGGGCACGCGACCATTTTGGAATCAAGCCGCTCTACTATGTCGAGACGAATGATTCGATCGGGGTTGCCAGCGAGATTAAAAGCTTGCTGGAGATACCAGGATTCAAGCGCGAAGTGAATCCAACCGCTTTTTATCACTATTTGACGTTCCAATATGTACCTGATCCTGATACGATGTTTGCTGGTATTTACCGTATACCCCCTGCGCACTCGTTCGTGATTGAAAACGACCAGATCAAGCTGGAAAGGTACTGGGATGTAGAATTCAAGCCTGATGAAAGCAAACCGTTCTCTTATTTTGTTGAGGGTACGCGCAGTGTCATGCTCGAATCTGTCGACAAACACCGGATTAGCGAGGTTTCGCGTGGAGCCTTCTTGTCTAGTGGTGTTGACTCTAGCAGTATCGTTGGGATGTTGCGCACATTCGAGCCAGTCAAATCTTTTTCTGTCGGCTCAGATATTCCTGGTTACAGCGAGCTCGATTATGCAAAGCGAACCGCCGGATATTTGGGATCGGAGCATTTCGAGCGCGTGATAAACGCCAAACAGTACATGGATGAATTGCCGCGACTGATCTGGCATCAAGATGAACCGGTAGCGGACCCATCTGCCATCCTGCTCTATTTCGTAGCGCAGATGGCGAGTGAACACGTGACCGTTGTATTGTCCGGTGAAGGTGCAGATGAATTTTTTGGCGGATACAATATTTACAGAGAGCCAAATTCACTCAAAATGTTTTCCGGGATGCCTGGCTGGATGCGCCAATCCATCGGATACATGGCTGAACGCCTCCCTGATCAGGTAAAAGGGAAAAACTTCCTTATCCGCGGATCGAAAACGGTTGAGCAACGCTTTTTCGGAAACGCACTGATTTTCAGCGAAGAGATGAAAAAGCGTGTCGTCATGGAAGATATTACCCGTTCGGAAGCGTATGTATCTCCTTTCACCATTACAGAAGATATTTACAAACGTGCTTCCGAATATGACGATGTGACCAAGATGCAATACTTGGACATTCACACTTGGCTTAGAGGCAACATTTTGATGAAGGCCGACAAGATGACGATGGCCAATTCTTTGGAGCTGCGAGTGCCTTTCATTGATCTGAAGGTATTTGAATTCGCCGCTACCATTCCAACGAAGTACAAAATTGCCAACGGCACGACCAAGCACGTGCTTCGTGAAGCGATGAAAGACTTCTTACCACCTGAGATCCAAACGAGAAAGAAGCTGGGCTTCCCTGTTCCAACTCGTCATTGGCTCAAAAACGAATTTTACAAATGGGCAAAAGAGATCATTTTCGAATCCAAGGTGGATAATTTGATCAATAAGGCCTACGTGCTGTACATGCTCGATGAACACCGCGAAGGCAATGCGGATTACAGTCGCAAAATCTGGACGATCCTGGTCTTCATGCTGTGGCATCAAATCTTCATTGAGCAAAAGCAAAATTTTGAGCCTTATGTCAGCCCGAATGTAGACCTTCGCCGCAAAAAAAATTCGCTGCTGCATATCGGCTAACAGCGAGAACGCAATAAATAGATTTGCAGACCCTCTCTTACTTTTCGTAGCATCGTTGATAGAGAACAAGTTCACTCTATGAACGTATCGCTATGTGAAGGACGGGAGGGTTTTTTGTTATGGTGCTGGAGTGGTGGGAGCGTTATCGTCGTTTCATCTTGCTGACTGCGGCTGCTCTGTTTGTCGGTTGTAGCTATCTGCTCTATCAACGCGACCAATCGCATAAGACTGACGAACTACCGTTGCATGCTCCTGCTTATGCTGCATCGAATGTTGAAACAAAAGAACGGACAGATGATTCAACAACTGCTCAACCTGCCAAACCTGTAAAAACGACACCTGAAAAAGAGAAAGAAAAGGAATCACTCCCCACTCCTCTCTATGTCGATGTGAAAGGGCAAGTGAAAAGTCCCGGTTTATACCAATTCGAACCAGGTACCCGTGTCGCAAATGCCATCGAAAAAGCAGGAGGAGCATTACCTGATGCTGACCTTGTCCAGATCAATTTGGCAGCGCCGCTCACAGATGGAGCTGCTCTTGTCATCCCGGCTAAAGGGGCAGCCGCGCCAGTCTCCGCATCCATTGGCCTTGTACAATCTACTACCAGCGTATCCACCACTGGTGCCTCCTCAGGGATTAATCTCAACACGGCAACTGTCGAACAGCTCATGAGCCTTCCCGGGATTGGAGAAGCTCGTGCCAAGGCAATCGTGGATTACCGGTCAAAACAAGGACCATTTCGTTCAGCGGATGACCTGAAACAGATTGAGGGAATTGGCGAGAAGATGTTTGCACGGATAAAGGATCGGCTGTTGGTACAATGAGTGCTCAGCATCCGGTCATGATCATAGACACTCCTACATAGAATGGGAAAAGAATATCGGAGGGAGGTATGCCCATGAATAGAATTGGGTTCATTGGTACGGGCAGCATGGGCAGTATCTTGATTGAATCATTACTGTCAGCCAAGGCGCTGACTCCTGGTCATGTCATTATCAGCAACAGAACCCTTTCGAAGGCGCAGCAACTGGCAGAAAAACATCCCGGGCTCATTGTCGCGCACAGCAATGCCGATTTGGTCAAAGAAGCTACAACGATCGTGCTGTGCGTCAAGCCACTGGAATATAGCGTGATGCTCGAACAAATTGCTCCTGCCTTAACGCAAGACCACCTACTGATTACGATCACCAGTCCGATCAAGCTTGCGGATTTGGAGTCTCACGTTCCTTGTGCGGTTGCAAGAGTCGTTCCTTCTATAACAAATGCCGTCATGAGTGGTGTCAGCTTATGTGAATTCGGGTCACGAATCCAAGAGGAACAACGTCATTTTATACGAAGTCTGTTTGCCCACATTAGCTCCCCTATTGAGATTTCAGAGCCCTTTTTACGAATTACTTCTGACATTGTCAGTTGTGGGCCAGCGTTCATCAGCTATATTTTGCAGCAAATGATTCAAGAAGCTGTTGAAGAAACTGGCATTTCCGCAGAAGCTGCTACCTACATGACTACGCAAATGCTAATTGGGATCGCAGATCTTTTACGCGAAGAAGCGTTCACCCTCCCTACTCTGCAAAAGAGAGTCTGCGTGCCCGGAGGAATTACTGGGCAAGGACTAATTCCTTTGCAAGACGGTATTCCCGGTCTTTTCGCCCAAGTATTTCGTCGGACACAAGCGAAGTTTGCCGAGGACCAGGAACTGGTTGCACGAAATTTAAATAATCAGCCGCATTAGTGCAAGACGAAGAAGCGTTGATTTACGAAAAAAGGAGTGGATACCTGTCACTCACAGGCTCCACTCCTCTTCTCATTTCTTGCCGTCCTTTTCTTAACGAACGACGATATTCACCAGTTTGCCTGGAACAGCGATGACTTTGACGATCGTTTTTCCTTCGATCAGTTCTTTAATCATCTCGTTGTTTTTCGCCATCTCTTCCATCTGTTCTTTCGTCGAATCAGAAGCGATGAGCAGCTTTTCTTTGTTTTTGCCGTTAATTTGCAGGACGATTTCTACCTCGTCTTCAACCAGCTTCGCTTCGTCATGCGTAGGCCATGCTGCGTATGCCAGACTCTCGCTGTGGCCCAGTTTTTCCCACAGCTCTTCTCCCAAGTGCGGAGCGATTGGAGACAGCATTTTTACAAAGTCCTCCATGAATTTCTTCGGCAGAACTTCTGCTTTGTACGCTTCGTTTACGAATACCATCAACTGAGAGATACCTGTATTAAAACGCAGGCCCTCATAGTCTTCTGTTACTTTTTTCACCGTTTGATGGTACGCGCGCTCCATGCCAGCCACGTTGGAGGTTTCCACGATTTTTTCGTTCAGCTCACCGTTGTCACCCACAAACAAACGATATACGCGATCCAGGAAGCGGCGTGCGCCATCCAAGCCTTTTGTCGACCAAGCGATCGAAGCATCCAGTGGTCCCATGAACATTTCGTACATGCGCAGTGTGTCGGCACCATGGCTGGTGATGATATCGTCTGGGTTTACGACGTTGCCTTTGGACTTACTCATTTTCTCGTTGTTTTCACCCAGGATCATCCCTTGGTTAAACAGCTTTTGGAATGGTTCCTTGGTTGGTACGACACCAATATCGTACAGGAACTTGTGCCAGAAACGAGAGTACAGCAAGTGCAGTACCGCATGTTCTGCACCACCAATGTAAATGTCGATTGGCAGCCATTCTTTCAGTTTGTCTGGATCAGCCAATGCCTTGTCATTGTGTGGATCGATGAAGCGCAGGAAGTACCAGCAGCTACCCGCCCATTGTGGCATCGTGTTTGTCTCACGACGTGCGTTCATGCCTGTTTCCGGATCGACAGTGTTTACCCACTCCGCGATGTTTGCCAGTGGCGATTCACCTGTACCGGATGGTTTGATTTCTTTTGTTTTTGGCAACATGATTGGCAGTTCGGATTCTGGAACGACTTTCATCGTGCCGTCTTCCAGATGGAGAATCGGAATTGGCTCACCCCAGTAGCGTTGACGGCTGAACAGCCAGTCGCGCAGACGGTACGTTACCTTGCGATTTCCTTTGCCTTCCGCTTCCAGCCACTCGATCATTTTGCTGATAGCCTCTTCTTTGTTCAAACCATCGAGCATGCCGGAGTTGATGTGCTCTCCGTCGCCTGCATACGCTTCTTTGGAGATATCTCCACCAGCGATTACTTGCTTGATTGGCAGATCGAATGTTTTCGCGAACTCATAGTCACGTTCATCGTGCGCTGGTACCGCCATGATAGAGCCTGTTCCGTAGCTGATCAGCACATAATCTGCAATCCAGATTGGCAGACGCTCGCCGTTTACCGGGTTGATCGCATACGCTCCGGTAAATACTCCTGTCTTTTCTTTCGCCAGATCGGTACGCTCCAGATCGCTCTTGTGCTTCGCTTGATCCAGGTACGCTTCCACTGCTTCTTTTTGAGCTGGTACGGTAATTTGCTCAACCAGCTTGTGCTCAGGAGCCAGTACCGCATAGGTTGCCCCGTAGAGAGTGTCTGGACGAGTCGTAAAGACGGTAAAGGATTCGTCATGACCTTCGATTCCAAAGGTTACTTCTGCCCCTTCAGAACGACCGATCCAGTTGCGTTGCATTTCCTTGATACTTTCTGGCCAATCCAGTTCATCCAGGTCAGCGAGCAGTCTTTCCGCATACGCAGTA
This genomic stretch from Brevibacillus sp. DP1.3A harbors:
- the comER gene encoding late competence protein ComER translates to MNRIGFIGTGSMGSILIESLLSAKALTPGHVIISNRTLSKAQQLAEKHPGLIVAHSNADLVKEATTIVLCVKPLEYSVMLEQIAPALTQDHLLITITSPIKLADLESHVPCAVARVVPSITNAVMSGVSLCEFGSRIQEEQRHFIRSLFAHISSPIEISEPFLRITSDIVSCGPAFISYILQQMIQEAVEETGISAEAATYMTTQMLIGIADLLREEAFTLPTLQKRVCVPGGITGQGLIPLQDGIPGLFAQVFRRTQAKFAEDQELVARNLNNQPH
- the asnB gene encoding asparagine synthase (glutamine-hydrolyzing), which encodes MCGIVSLYNKRQMPVQQEAISAMTGVILHRGPDDDGFHLEDNIALGFRRLSIIDVEGGHQPLFNETRDIWIIGNGEIYNYKELQQWLKDIGHVFHTDSDIETILHLYEEVGTDAPKHLRGMFGFTIYDSRKKRLFGARDHFGIKPLYYVETNDSIGVASEIKSLLEIPGFKREVNPTAFYHYLTFQYVPDPDTMFAGIYRIPPAHSFVIENDQIKLERYWDVEFKPDESKPFSYFVEGTRSVMLESVDKHRISEVSRGAFLSSGVDSSSIVGMLRTFEPVKSFSVGSDIPGYSELDYAKRTAGYLGSEHFERVINAKQYMDELPRLIWHQDEPVADPSAILLYFVAQMASEHVTVVLSGEGADEFFGGYNIYREPNSLKMFSGMPGWMRQSIGYMAERLPDQVKGKNFLIRGSKTVEQRFFGNALIFSEEMKKRVVMEDITRSEAYVSPFTITEDIYKRASEYDDVTKMQYLDIHTWLRGNILMKADKMTMANSLELRVPFIDLKVFEFAATIPTKYKIANGTTKHVLREAMKDFLPPEIQTRKKLGFPVPTRHWLKNEFYKWAKEIIFESKVDNLINKAYVLYMLDEHREGNADYSRKIWTILVFMLWHQIFIEQKQNFEPYVSPNVDLRRKKNSLLHIG
- the leuS gene encoding leucine--tRNA ligase, whose protein sequence is MVFSHQNVEKKWQQYWEQNKTFKTSEDEGKKKFYALDMFPYPSGAGLHVGHPEGYTATDILSRMKRMQGYNVLHPMGWDAFGLPAEQYALDTGNDPAEFTEHNINTFRRQIKSLGFSYDWDREINTTDPHYYKWTQWIFTKLYEHGLAYIDEVAVNWCPALGTVLANEEVIDGKSERGGHPVERRPMKQWVLKITAYAERLLADLDELDWPESIKEMQRNWIGRSEGAEVTFGIEGHDESFTVFTTRPDTLYGATYAVLAPEHKLVEQITVPAQKEAVEAYLDQAKHKSDLERTDLAKEKTGVFTGAYAINPVNGERLPIWIADYVLISYGTGSIMAVPAHDERDYEFAKTFDLPIKQVIAGGDISKEAYAGDGEHINSGMLDGLNKEEAISKMIEWLEAEGKGNRKVTYRLRDWLFSRQRYWGEPIPILHLEDGTMKVVPESELPIMLPKTKEIKPSGTGESPLANIAEWVNTVDPETGMNARRETNTMPQWAGSCWYFLRFIDPHNDKALADPDKLKEWLPIDIYIGGAEHAVLHLLYSRFWHKFLYDIGVVPTKEPFQKLFNQGMILGENNEKMSKSKGNVVNPDDIITSHGADTLRMYEMFMGPLDASIAWSTKGLDGARRFLDRVYRLFVGDNGELNEKIVETSNVAGMERAYHQTVKKVTEDYEGLRFNTGISQLMVFVNEAYKAEVLPKKFMEDFVKMLSPIAPHLGEELWEKLGHSESLAYAAWPTHDEAKLVEDEVEIVLQINGKNKEKLLIASDSTKEQMEEMAKNNEMIKELIEGKTIVKVIAVPGKLVNIVVR
- a CDS encoding ComEA family DNA-binding protein, giving the protein MVLEWWERYRRFILLTAAALFVGCSYLLYQRDQSHKTDELPLHAPAYAASNVETKERTDDSTTAQPAKPVKTTPEKEKEKESLPTPLYVDVKGQVKSPGLYQFEPGTRVANAIEKAGGALPDADLVQINLAAPLTDGAALVIPAKGAAAPVSASIGLVQSTTSVSTTGASSGINLNTATVEQLMSLPGIGEARAKAIVDYRSKQGPFRSADDLKQIEGIGEKMFARIKDRLLVQ